One window of the Pseudochaenichthys georgianus chromosome 21, fPseGeo1.2, whole genome shotgun sequence genome contains the following:
- the LOC117466228 gene encoding uncharacterized protein isoform X1 gives MDVSIAVSLIRGQMRAVVERAVNGAVETVLAEMLKVVGVKFEELKGHVVLMQRDVASLQREKAQKEKENENIRAKLRYTELKLKYYRQGVEEELEQRVSASTLGHIHPSMYLQAQRGGAGVSCTEISPSCSITNPEGPLSTSNQECSSPHGTSRRAIGALCHSDVGDLSSDTSELLPPVSLCLNTPTESSQDSSTERHVAHSQDQENDYKWTVTLQPHSEGGDAHLVPPPVQALEQQSAAGSPPPHVSTQADDSTLHSSASQVKQEEEEEEICIKEEPEEEQDVMADLLLDCQLQQGPLPGSETQRSGLPESQRNNSAAYSSAGPCTDLMPQPLSSLQSMGYSPSGLPHRQAVRPWTKDLSLYEDFKLRRNELRKRSINKRRELEKTLPQPMLADLKVRERREKTRLRVARWRAKRKLQACVNQAPAPDGAAGLCPTGFPISSQHQQLRLTCAATSSSQQRQMLQSNNFLNMSKLHAANSIPFTPSSCSSSPLLRGANMAPHQHTVTFSSSSYPQVSLLQQSISLTDTDILQ, from the exons ATGGACGTCAGCATTGCCGTGTCGCTGATTCGAGGCCAGATGCGTGCCGTGGTTGAGCGAGCAGTGAACGGAGCGGTGGAGACGGTGTTGGCTGAGATGCTAAAAGTGGTGGGAGTCAAATTTGAGGAGCTGAAAGGCCATGTGGTGCTGATGCAGAGGGACGTCGCGTCATTGCAAAGGGAAAAGGCCCAAAAAGAGAAAGAGAATGAAAACATCCGAGCCAAGCTGCGGTATACCGAGCTAAAGCTGAAATACTACAGGCAAGGAGTGGAGGAGGAGCTGGAGCAACGAGTTTCTGCCTCCACTCTGGGCCACATTCACCCGTCCATGTACCTTCAAGCACAGAGAGGTGGTGCGGGTGTTTCCTGCACTGAGATCTCTCCATCATGCTCAATAACGAACCCCGAGGGACCACTGTCCACAAGCAATCAAG AATGCAGCTCCCCACACGGCACAAGCAGGCGTGCAATCGGAGCGCTTTGTCATTCAGATGTGGGAGATCTGAGCTCTGACACGTCTGAGCTGCTGCCGCCAGTCTCACTCTGTTTGAACACGCCAACAGAATCTAGTCAGGACAGCAGCACAG AGCGACACGTAGCTCACAGCCAGGACCAGGAGAACGACTACAAGTGGACCGTCACTCTGCAGCCACACTCAGAGGGAGGGGACGCTCACCTGGTGCCTCCTCCTGTCCAGGCTCTGGAGCAGCAGTCAGCCGCTGGCTCACCGCCCCCTCATGTTTCCACCCAGGCCGATGACTCCACTCTGCACTCCTCTGCTTCTCAA GtgaagcaggaggaggaggaggaggagatctgCATAAAGGAGGAGCCAGAGGAAGAGCAGGATGTGATGGCCGACCTTCTGCTGGACTGCCAGCTGCAGCAGGGTCCTCTTCCAGGGTCAGAG ACTCAAAGGTCAGGACTTCCAGAAAGTCAGAGAAATAACTCTGCAGCCTACAGCTCAGCAGGACCATGCACCG ATCTGATGCCTCAGCCTTTGAGCTCCCTGCAGTCCATGGGTTATTCACCATCAGGTCTCCCACATCGCCAGGCGGTGCGGCCATGGACGAAAGACCTCAGTCTTTACGAAGATTTCAAGCTGCGCAGGAACGAGCTCCGCAAGCGAAGCATCAACAAGCGCAGAGAGCTGGAGAAGACGCTGCCTCAGCCGATGCTTGCAGACC TGAAGGTACGCGAGCGCAGAGAGAAGACCAGACTGAGAGTGGCCAGATGGAGAGCGAAAAGGAAACTCCAGGCCTGTGTTAACCAGGCTCCG GCTCCTGATGGCGCTGCAGGTCTTTGTCCAACTGGTTTCCCTATCAGCAGCCAGCATCAGCAGCTCAGACTGACCTGCG CTGCCACCTCCAGCAGTCAGCAGAGACAGATGCTTCAGTCCAACAACTTCCTCAACATGTCGAAGCTGCATGCGGCAAACAGCATCCCCTTCAccccctcctcctgctcctcctctccCCTCCTCAGAGGCGCCAACATGGCCCCGCATCAACACACTGTGACATTTTCATCCTCTTCCTACCCCCAGGTCAGCTTACTGCAGCAGAGCATCTCTCTGACAGACACGGATATCTTGCAGTGA
- the LOC117466228 gene encoding uncharacterized protein isoform X2, whose product MDVSIAVSLIRGQMRAVVERAVNGAVETVLAEMLKVVGVKFEELKGHVVLMQRDVASLQREKAQKEKENENIRAKLRYTELKLKYYRQGVEEELEQRVSASTLGHIHPSMYLQAQRGGAGVSCTEISPSCSITNPEGPLSTSNQECSSPHGTSRRAIGALCHSDVGDLSSDTSELLPPVSLCLNTPTESSQDSSTERHVAHSQDQENDYKWTVTLQPHSEGGDAHLVPPPVQALEQQSAAGSPPPHVSTQADDSTLHSSASQVKQEEEEEEICIKEEPEEEQDVMADLLLDCQLQQGPLPGSETQRSGLPESQRNNSAAYSSAGPCTDLMPQPLSSLQSMGYSPSGLPHRQAVRPWTKDLSLYEDFKLRRNELRKRSINKRRELEKTLPQPMLADLVRERREKTRLRVARWRAKRKLQACVNQAPAPDGAAGLCPTGFPISSQHQQLRLTCAATSSSQQRQMLQSNNFLNMSKLHAANSIPFTPSSCSSSPLLRGANMAPHQHTVTFSSSSYPQVSLLQQSISLTDTDILQ is encoded by the exons ATGGACGTCAGCATTGCCGTGTCGCTGATTCGAGGCCAGATGCGTGCCGTGGTTGAGCGAGCAGTGAACGGAGCGGTGGAGACGGTGTTGGCTGAGATGCTAAAAGTGGTGGGAGTCAAATTTGAGGAGCTGAAAGGCCATGTGGTGCTGATGCAGAGGGACGTCGCGTCATTGCAAAGGGAAAAGGCCCAAAAAGAGAAAGAGAATGAAAACATCCGAGCCAAGCTGCGGTATACCGAGCTAAAGCTGAAATACTACAGGCAAGGAGTGGAGGAGGAGCTGGAGCAACGAGTTTCTGCCTCCACTCTGGGCCACATTCACCCGTCCATGTACCTTCAAGCACAGAGAGGTGGTGCGGGTGTTTCCTGCACTGAGATCTCTCCATCATGCTCAATAACGAACCCCGAGGGACCACTGTCCACAAGCAATCAAG AATGCAGCTCCCCACACGGCACAAGCAGGCGTGCAATCGGAGCGCTTTGTCATTCAGATGTGGGAGATCTGAGCTCTGACACGTCTGAGCTGCTGCCGCCAGTCTCACTCTGTTTGAACACGCCAACAGAATCTAGTCAGGACAGCAGCACAG AGCGACACGTAGCTCACAGCCAGGACCAGGAGAACGACTACAAGTGGACCGTCACTCTGCAGCCACACTCAGAGGGAGGGGACGCTCACCTGGTGCCTCCTCCTGTCCAGGCTCTGGAGCAGCAGTCAGCCGCTGGCTCACCGCCCCCTCATGTTTCCACCCAGGCCGATGACTCCACTCTGCACTCCTCTGCTTCTCAA GtgaagcaggaggaggaggaggaggagatctgCATAAAGGAGGAGCCAGAGGAAGAGCAGGATGTGATGGCCGACCTTCTGCTGGACTGCCAGCTGCAGCAGGGTCCTCTTCCAGGGTCAGAG ACTCAAAGGTCAGGACTTCCAGAAAGTCAGAGAAATAACTCTGCAGCCTACAGCTCAGCAGGACCATGCACCG ATCTGATGCCTCAGCCTTTGAGCTCCCTGCAGTCCATGGGTTATTCACCATCAGGTCTCCCACATCGCCAGGCGGTGCGGCCATGGACGAAAGACCTCAGTCTTTACGAAGATTTCAAGCTGCGCAGGAACGAGCTCCGCAAGCGAAGCATCAACAAGCGCAGAGAGCTGGAGAAGACGCTGCCTCAGCCGATGCTTGCAGACCTG GTACGCGAGCGCAGAGAGAAGACCAGACTGAGAGTGGCCAGATGGAGAGCGAAAAGGAAACTCCAGGCCTGTGTTAACCAGGCTCCG GCTCCTGATGGCGCTGCAGGTCTTTGTCCAACTGGTTTCCCTATCAGCAGCCAGCATCAGCAGCTCAGACTGACCTGCG CTGCCACCTCCAGCAGTCAGCAGAGACAGATGCTTCAGTCCAACAACTTCCTCAACATGTCGAAGCTGCATGCGGCAAACAGCATCCCCTTCAccccctcctcctgctcctcctctccCCTCCTCAGAGGCGCCAACATGGCCCCGCATCAACACACTGTGACATTTTCATCCTCTTCCTACCCCCAGGTCAGCTTACTGCAGCAGAGCATCTCTCTGACAGACACGGATATCTTGCAGTGA